The following proteins are co-located in the candidate division KSB1 bacterium genome:
- a CDS encoding FAD-dependent oxidoreductase, with protein sequence MRKTALCIWVGIWAALTPAAEPISADLVIYGGTSAAVTAAVQADLLGISVIIVCPETHLGGMTSNGLGWTDAGNTEAVGGLAREFYHRIYLYYLDPAAWKQERRENFGNRGQGTPAIRDDDQTMWVFEPHVAETIFEQWIAERGIRVFRDERLDRANGVSKKDGRIESIRMLSGKAFHGKVYIDATYEGDLMAAAGVSYHIGREANRVYGETWNGVQTGARHHDHYFKANISPYVVPGDPSSGLLPRISAEPPGADGEGDRKLQAYCYRMCLTDDPDNRIPFSPPENYDPRQYELLLRVLASGQTDVFTKFDRVPNRKTDTNNHGPFSTDNIGMNYDYPEASYERRREILAEHERYQKGLLYFLSTDPRVPEDIRSRINQWGLAKDEFTDNNGWPRQIYVREARRMIGAYVMTEHDVMGRRETPKPVGMGSYGLDSHNVQRYITPEGFVQNEGDIGVRVPRPYGISYDALTPKAEECRNLLVPVCCSSSHIAYGSIRMEPVFMILGQSAAAAAALAVRSNCAVQEVDYYQLKQTLLNFHQRL encoded by the coding sequence ATGAGGAAAACGGCGCTCTGCATTTGGGTGGGGATTTGGGCAGCTTTGACTCCGGCTGCGGAACCGATCAGCGCGGATCTGGTCATCTACGGCGGCACATCGGCAGCGGTCACTGCCGCGGTCCAAGCCGATTTATTGGGGATTTCAGTCATCATTGTTTGCCCGGAGACGCATTTAGGAGGTATGACCTCGAACGGCTTGGGCTGGACCGACGCGGGCAACACGGAAGCCGTCGGCGGCTTGGCTCGTGAATTTTATCATCGCATCTACCTTTACTATCTTGATCCCGCCGCTTGGAAACAGGAACGGCGTGAAAATTTCGGTAATCGAGGACAGGGGACACCCGCCATTCGTGACGACGACCAAACCATGTGGGTGTTCGAGCCGCATGTTGCCGAGACGATTTTCGAGCAATGGATCGCCGAACGCGGAATACGGGTTTTCCGGGACGAACGGCTCGATCGTGCAAACGGCGTCAGCAAAAAAGACGGCCGGATTGAATCGATCCGCATGTTGAGCGGAAAAGCCTTTCACGGCAAGGTTTATATCGACGCCACTTACGAAGGCGATTTGATGGCCGCGGCGGGGGTTTCGTATCACATCGGGCGAGAGGCAAACCGCGTTTACGGCGAAACCTGGAACGGCGTGCAGACCGGCGCCCGCCATCACGATCACTACTTCAAGGCGAACATTTCACCTTACGTCGTGCCCGGCGATCCTTCAAGCGGACTGTTGCCGCGAATCTCTGCCGAGCCGCCGGGGGCCGACGGCGAGGGGGATCGCAAGCTGCAGGCTTATTGTTACCGCATGTGCCTGACCGACGACCCGGACAACAGGATTCCCTTTTCGCCTCCCGAAAATTATGATCCCCGCCAATATGAACTGCTGCTGCGCGTGCTTGCTTCCGGTCAAACCGACGTCTTTACCAAATTCGACCGCGTGCCCAATCGAAAAACAGACACCAACAACCACGGTCCCTTCAGCACCGACAACATCGGCATGAACTATGATTATCCCGAGGCGAGCTATGAGCGGCGGCGCGAGATTTTAGCCGAGCATGAGCGCTATCAAAAAGGGCTTTTGTATTTCTTGTCGACGGATCCGCGCGTGCCGGAAGACATTCGCAGTCGAATCAATCAGTGGGGTCTGGCAAAGGATGAATTTACCGACAACAACGGTTGGCCGAGGCAAATTTATGTACGTGAGGCGCGGCGCATGATCGGCGCTTACGTGATGACCGAACACGACGTCATGGGCAGGAGGGAAACACCGAAGCCGGTCGGGATGGGATCCTACGGGCTTGATTCTCATAATGTTCAACGCTACATCACCCCTGAGGGATTTGTTCAGAACGAGGGCGATATCGGCGTCCGAGTGCCGAGGCCTTACGGCATCTCCTATGATGCTCTGACGCCGAAGGCGGAAGAATGCCGTAATCTTTTGGTGCCGGTGTGCTGCTCTTCGTCGCATATCGCCTACGGCTCCATCCGCATGGAGCCGGTTTTTATGATCCTTGGGCAAAGCGCCGCCGCAGCCGCAGCTTTGGCCGTCCGATCCAACTGCGCCGTGCAGGAAGTGGATTATTATCAATTGAAGCAAACGCTTCTGAATTTTCATCAGAGGTTATGA
- a CDS encoding glycoside hydrolase family 9 protein has product MYRERNEISARLGFPDSSRDRKGFNPIEYPDLRFSYTVRVIAEGTSFRVIVDLDDPLPAEWNDRVGFNLELFPGALFGKSFRMDEQTGFFPPQPNGPVLYDPYGDVQIEPLASGRELTVAPENDTLRLTIRSFGEPLELLDGRFRHNNGWFIVRSRVKPNQTRAAVEWLITPNVIRDWCYRPVIQVSQVGYHPAQSKIAVIERDPRERKIQPAVVYQIDRTGLRERLRIRPKPWGKFLRYDYLQLDFSDLKEPGVYVIRYGESLSNLFRIAEDIYSRHVWQPTLEYFLPVQMCHMRVNEGYRVWHGLCHMDDARMAPVNHNHFDGYLQGPSTLTPFEPLQHVPGLNVGGWHDAGDYDLRVESQAEEIYILALAYEEFGIDYDVTTVDQKQRLVEIHQPDGVPDILQQIEHGALSIVAGYEALGRLYRGIICPTLRQYVLLGDGSTMTDGLVYDASLPADSIDCRRSGKADDRWVFTEINPRRELQVAACLAAAARPLKRINAELAQRCCAVAESLVVRNTDQHGVLKFNAAAELFLTNGNKAYKKILMEEKEAALKAPERCARVLGRVLPEIADGAFTPKLESALREFARQINERAKETPYGVPYRPNIWGDGWTIQSFGVTQYFLHKAFPEIFPKAYMLNALNFVLGCHPGSNTASFASGVGTRSLTVAYGANRADWSYIPGGVASGTALIRPDLPELKVWPYFWQQTEYVMGGGASNFMFLALAANSLLSQP; this is encoded by the coding sequence GTGTATCGCGAGAGAAACGAAATCTCCGCCCGCTTGGGTTTCCCCGATTCCAGTCGAGACCGTAAAGGCTTCAATCCGATCGAATACCCGGATCTCCGCTTTTCCTATACGGTCCGAGTGATCGCCGAAGGGACTTCCTTCCGCGTCATTGTCGATCTGGACGACCCTTTACCGGCGGAATGGAACGACCGCGTCGGCTTTAATCTGGAGCTTTTTCCCGGCGCCCTGTTCGGCAAGAGCTTCCGCATGGACGAGCAGACCGGCTTCTTTCCGCCGCAGCCGAACGGACCGGTTCTTTACGATCCCTACGGCGACGTGCAGATTGAACCTTTGGCCTCCGGTAGAGAATTAACCGTGGCGCCCGAAAACGATACCCTGCGGCTGACCATCCGCAGCTTCGGCGAGCCGCTCGAACTTTTGGACGGCCGCTTTCGTCACAACAACGGTTGGTTTATCGTCCGCTCGCGCGTCAAGCCGAACCAGACCCGCGCCGCCGTAGAATGGCTGATTACCCCCAACGTCATCCGCGATTGGTGCTATCGCCCCGTCATTCAGGTTTCCCAGGTCGGCTATCACCCAGCCCAGTCGAAAATCGCCGTAATCGAGCGGGATCCGAGAGAGCGAAAAATTCAGCCGGCAGTCGTCTATCAGATAGATAGAACCGGCCTGCGCGAAAGGCTCCGCATTCGTCCGAAGCCGTGGGGGAAATTTCTGCGCTACGATTATCTGCAGCTGGATTTCAGCGACCTAAAGGAGCCGGGAGTTTACGTAATTCGTTACGGAGAGTCGCTAAGCAATCTTTTTCGAATTGCCGAAGACATCTATTCCCGCCACGTTTGGCAGCCGACTCTAGAGTACTTTTTGCCGGTACAGATGTGTCACATGCGCGTAAACGAAGGCTATCGTGTCTGGCACGGCCTCTGTCATATGGACGATGCCCGTATGGCGCCCGTCAATCACAATCACTTTGACGGCTATCTGCAGGGGCCGTCGACCTTGACGCCTTTTGAGCCGCTGCAGCATGTGCCCGGCCTCAACGTCGGCGGTTGGCATGACGCGGGGGATTACGACCTGCGGGTCGAAAGCCAAGCCGAGGAAATCTATATTCTCGCCCTGGCCTACGAAGAGTTCGGCATCGATTATGACGTCACGACCGTCGATCAAAAGCAGCGACTGGTCGAGATCCATCAGCCGGACGGCGTGCCGGACATTCTGCAGCAGATCGAACATGGTGCCTTGAGCATTGTGGCCGGTTACGAAGCGCTCGGCCGGCTTTACCGCGGCATCATTTGTCCCACGCTGCGGCAATACGTGCTGCTCGGCGACGGTTCGACCATGACCGACGGGCTGGTGTACGACGCCTCACTGCCGGCCGATTCGATCGATTGCCGCCGTTCCGGTAAAGCGGACGATCGCTGGGTGTTCACCGAGATCAATCCCAGAAGGGAACTGCAGGTCGCAGCCTGCCTGGCGGCGGCAGCACGGCCGCTCAAGAGGATCAATGCTGAGCTCGCACAAAGATGCTGCGCTGTCGCCGAATCCCTGGTCGTGCGCAACACCGATCAGCACGGCGTATTGAAATTCAACGCCGCCGCAGAGCTGTTTTTGACAAACGGAAATAAAGCTTACAAAAAAATTTTGATGGAAGAAAAGGAAGCAGCTCTGAAAGCGCCGGAGCGCTGCGCCCGCGTTCTCGGCCGCGTTTTGCCGGAGATCGCGGATGGAGCATTCACCCCAAAATTGGAGAGCGCGCTGCGCGAGTTTGCCAGGCAGATAAACGAACGAGCAAAGGAAACGCCCTACGGGGTGCCCTATCGGCCGAACATTTGGGGGGACGGTTGGACCATCCAAAGCTTCGGCGTAACGCAGTACTTTCTCCATAAAGCCTTTCCCGAAATTTTCCCTAAGGCTTACATGCTGAATGCTCTGAATTTCGTTCTCGGCTGCCATCCGGGCAGCAACACTGCCTCGTTTGCGTCCGGAGTGGGCACCCGGTCGCTGACTGTGGCCTACGGCGCCAATCGCGCCGACTGGTCGTACATTCCGGGTGGAGTTGCTTCCGGCACGGCCTTAATTCGTCCGGATTTACCCGAACTCAAAGTCTGGCCTTACTTTTGGCAGCAGACGGAATATGTCATGGGCGGCGGCGCTTCGAATTTCATGTTTCTGGCGCTTGCGGCAAATTCGCTGCTGTCGCAGCCGTAG